In Parus major isolate Abel chromosome 19, Parus_major1.1, whole genome shotgun sequence, a genomic segment contains:
- the PTRH2 gene encoding peptidyl-tRNA hydrolase 2, mitochondrial: MISLFESEFLNVIIGAACGVCLGWVIRGRLRRKPGAGIMPDPSNSLGGEADIMGESGELKLVLIVRNDLKMGKGKVAAQCSHAAVSAYKQVHKRNPELLKQWEYCGQPKVVLKAPDEETLVQLLAEAKRLGLTVSLIQDAGRTQIAPGSRTVLGIGPGPADVIDKVSGHLKLF; the protein is encoded by the coding sequence ATGATTTCTCTCTTTGAGTCCGAGTTCCTGAATGTCATCATTGGAGCCGCGTGCGGTGTGTGCCTGGGCTGGGTCATCCGGGGGAGGCTCCGCAGGAAGCCTGGAGCTGGAATAATGCCAGATCCTTCCAACAGCCTGGGGGGCGAGGCTGACATCATGGGAGAGTCTGGGGAGCTCAAGTTGGTGCTGATTGTCCGCAACGACCTGAAGATGGGCAAGGGCAAAGTAGCAGCACAGTGCTCCCatgctgctgtctctgcctACAAGCAGGTTCACAAAAGGAATCCTGAGCTCCTGAAGCAGTGGGAATATTGTGGACAACCTAAAGTGGTCCTCAAAGCTCCTGATGAAGAGACTctggtgcagctcctggctgaggcAAAGCGCCTGGGGCTGACTGTGAGCTTGATACAGGATGCTGGGCGTACTCAGATAGCTCCAGGCTCCAGGACAGTCCTTGGGATTGGACCAGGACCAGCTGATGTCATAGATAAAGTTTCTGGTCACCTTAAACTCTTCTAA